From the Trichocoleus sp. genome, one window contains:
- a CDS encoding SRPBCC family protein gives MENISDGNQENKQPESISDAERLGSLISGGAMVLMGLSQRSLRGALMALAGSGLAYHGATSQKSLKDTVTEATGLDKGIKVEKTVTILNKSPEELYQFWHNFENLPTFMKHLQSVRVIDQKRSHWVTSALFGTTVEWDADIVADQENKLIAWASVEGAQIDNSGFVRFQPGPPGRGTEVKVVMEYNPPGGVVGAAVAKLFGQEAEQQVGDELRRFKMLMEAGEIATTEGQPSCRH, from the coding sequence ATGGAAAATATATCGGATGGAAACCAGGAAAATAAGCAGCCTGAATCCATAAGTGATGCCGAACGTCTAGGTTCGTTGATTAGTGGTGGAGCAATGGTGCTGATGGGGCTGAGCCAGCGATCGCTACGGGGTGCGCTGATGGCGCTGGCAGGCAGTGGACTGGCTTATCATGGCGCAACGAGCCAGAAAAGCTTGAAGGATACGGTTACGGAAGCCACCGGGCTGGATAAAGGTATCAAGGTTGAAAAAACGGTCACAATTCTAAACAAGTCGCCCGAAGAACTCTATCAGTTCTGGCACAACTTTGAGAACCTGCCCACATTTATGAAACATCTTCAGTCGGTGCGGGTGATCGATCAAAAACGATCGCACTGGGTCACAAGTGCTTTGTTTGGCACAACGGTTGAGTGGGATGCTGACATTGTGGCAGATCAGGAAAACAAACTGATTGCCTGGGCATCGGTTGAAGGAGCGCAAATTGATAATTCTGGCTTTGTCCGCTTTCAACCCGGCCCGCCCGGACGCGGTACAGAAGTCAAAGTGGTGATGGAATATAACCCGCCCGGTGGAGTTGTTGGAGCCGCAGTTGCAAAACTGTTTGGACAAGAAGCAGAACAGCAAGTCGGGGACGAACTGCGTCGCTTCAAAATGCTCATGGAAGCCGGAGAAATCGCTACAACGGAAGGACAGCCTTCCTGCCGCCATTAA
- a CDS encoding zinc-dependent alcohol dehydrogenase: protein MKAVCWHGPLDMRVDNVPDPEILNPRDAIVKITSTAICGSDLHIYDGFIPSMMPGDIVGHEFMGEIVETGPEVTNLKKGDRVIIPFPISCGHCYFCQKDLWSLCDNSNHKAHLIEPLYGHSPAALFGYSHFFGGYAGGQAEYARVPFADVGPFKVPDHLTDDQVLFLTDILPTGYMAAENCNIKQGDIVAIWGCGPVGLFAIKSAFLLGAERVIAIDRVPERLQMAQEWGAEVLNFEDIDPGEALKEMTGGRGPDSCIDAVGLEAHGMGLEGFYDKVKQTVRLETDRPSVLRQVILACRKGGTVSLAGVYGGFLDKIPMGAAFNKGLTFKMGQTHVHKYLKPLLNHIQNGDIDPTFVVSHHLPIEEAPHGYEIFKQKQDNCTKVVLKP, encoded by the coding sequence ATGAAAGCTGTTTGCTGGCACGGTCCTCTGGACATGCGCGTGGATAATGTTCCTGATCCAGAGATTCTGAATCCGCGTGATGCGATCGTTAAAATCACTTCAACAGCAATTTGCGGTTCTGATTTACATATTTATGACGGTTTCATTCCCTCCATGATGCCAGGTGACATTGTGGGACATGAGTTTATGGGAGAAATTGTCGAGACGGGTCCTGAAGTTACAAACCTGAAGAAGGGCGATCGGGTCATTATTCCATTCCCCATTTCTTGCGGTCACTGCTACTTCTGCCAAAAGGATCTCTGGTCGCTCTGCGACAACTCCAACCACAAAGCCCACTTGATCGAACCGCTCTACGGTCATTCTCCGGCTGCCCTGTTTGGCTATTCCCATTTCTTTGGCGGTTACGCAGGGGGACAGGCAGAATATGCGCGAGTGCCGTTTGCCGATGTGGGTCCTTTCAAAGTCCCAGACCACTTAACGGATGATCAGGTGCTTTTCCTGACTGATATCCTGCCAACAGGCTACATGGCTGCGGAAAACTGCAATATCAAGCAAGGTGACATTGTTGCAATTTGGGGCTGTGGTCCGGTGGGGCTGTTTGCGATCAAGAGTGCTTTTCTCCTGGGTGCAGAACGGGTGATTGCAATCGATCGCGTGCCAGAACGACTGCAAATGGCTCAGGAATGGGGCGCAGAAGTGCTCAATTTCGAAGATATTGATCCGGGCGAAGCACTGAAGGAAATGACTGGCGGACGAGGTCCCGATTCCTGCATTGATGCAGTGGGTCTGGAAGCACACGGCATGGGCTTAGAAGGCTTTTATGACAAGGTGAAGCAAACGGTTCGGCTAGAAACCGATCGTCCTTCTGTTTTACGTCAGGTTATTCTGGCTTGCCGAAAGGGTGGCACTGTCTCGCTGGCAGGTGTTTATGGCGGCTTTTTGGACAAAATTCCGATGGGTGCAGCCTTTAACAAAGGATTGACATTCAAAATGGGACAAACGCATGTCCACAAATATCTCAAGCCCTTGTTGAATCACATTCAAAATGGCGATATTGATCCAACATTTGTGGTTTCCCATCACCTGCCGATCGAAGAAGCTCCGCACGGATACGAAATTTTCAAGCAGAAGCAGGACAACTGTACCAAAGTGGTTCTGAAGCCATAG
- a CDS encoding zinc-dependent alcohol dehydrogenase, with amino-acid sequence MRAVCWHGVGDVRVDNVPDPTLLNPRDAIIKVTATTICGSDLHIYDGYIPTMKEGDIIGHEFMGEVVEVGREVKKLKIGDRVVVSSIIGCGQCFFCQEQAWSLCDNSNPNGWIQEPIFGYGTAGIFGYSHAFGGYAGSQAEYIRVPFADHGCVKVPKELPEEKLLPISDAFPTGYMGAAFCDIQPGDTVAVWGCGPVGQFAMKSAYLLGAERVIGIDEVPERLQLARTFAGAETINFSEVDAGEALTEMTGGRGPDACIDACGLEAHGLGFEGMYDRVKQAVRMETDRPNILRQMLVACRKGGTVSIMGVYSGLVDKIPMGAAFNKGLTLKMGQMFGQKYMPKLVEYVLNGEVDPSVVFTHHLPLEETKQGFELFKHKRDNCIKVLLKP; translated from the coding sequence ATGAGAGCAGTTTGCTGGCATGGAGTCGGAGATGTGCGGGTTGATAATGTACCTGACCCAACGCTCCTGAATCCAAGAGATGCCATTATCAAAGTCACCGCAACCACGATTTGTGGCTCAGATTTACATATCTATGACGGCTATATCCCCACGATGAAAGAAGGTGACATTATTGGTCACGAATTCATGGGAGAAGTTGTTGAGGTCGGTCGAGAGGTCAAAAAGCTCAAGATTGGCGATCGCGTCGTTGTTTCATCAATTATTGGCTGTGGACAATGCTTTTTCTGCCAGGAACAGGCATGGTCGCTCTGCGATAACTCCAACCCAAACGGCTGGATTCAAGAGCCAATTTTTGGTTATGGCACTGCCGGAATTTTTGGCTATTCTCATGCCTTCGGCGGCTATGCTGGATCGCAAGCAGAATATATCCGCGTTCCGTTTGCAGATCATGGCTGTGTGAAAGTGCCTAAGGAACTACCGGAAGAGAAGCTGTTGCCGATCTCAGACGCATTTCCGACAGGCTATATGGGTGCGGCTTTCTGTGACATTCAGCCCGGTGATACGGTTGCTGTTTGGGGCTGTGGTCCGGTGGGGCAGTTTGCCATGAAGAGTGCTTACTTGCTGGGTGCAGAGCGAGTCATTGGCATTGATGAAGTTCCAGAGCGGCTTCAGTTAGCGCGAACCTTTGCGGGTGCAGAAACAATTAACTTTAGCGAAGTTGATGCTGGCGAAGCACTGACTGAAATGACCGGAGGGCGCGGACCGGATGCCTGTATTGATGCCTGTGGCTTAGAAGCGCATGGTCTGGGCTTTGAGGGAATGTACGATCGCGTTAAGCAGGCTGTCCGGATGGAAACCGATCGTCCAAATATCTTGCGTCAAATGCTGGTTGCCTGTCGTAAGGGCGGTACAGTGTCCATTATGGGCGTCTATAGTGGACTGGTAGACAAGATCCCAATGGGAGCCGCTTTCAACAAAGGTCTGACCTTGAAAATGGGTCAAATGTTTGGACAGAAATATATGCCTAAACTCGTAGAATACGTTTTGAATGGTGAAGTTGATCCTTCTGTCGTATTCACGCATCATTTACCGCTTGAAGAAACGAAGCAAGGCTTTGAATTGTTTAAACATAAGCGGGATAACTGTATCAAGGTGCTGTTGAAGCCTTAA
- a CDS encoding acetoacetate decarboxylase family protein, with the protein MVAYPSAPWQLQGYAIQTVHLLDIDRIRPLVPSKLEIVPVFPGKTLGGIYLATYQAGSALIYNELIVVTALVSESSKVGGWVSHIYVDNPDSIAGGREIWGLPKELAQFTWQSAPGQNQPLSVQVTQGEDVLCRCRCTWQLPGWQQKLSAPAFSLKEDKLLIFDAHTDSRVQIVGVDLEVPPDSPFGWLKLGHPWLGVAANPLNLRVDAPRVLKEQPQTYSYS; encoded by the coding sequence ATGGTAGCCTATCCTTCCGCCCCCTGGCAGCTTCAGGGATACGCAATCCAAACGGTACATTTGCTGGACATCGATCGCATTCGTCCACTTGTGCCATCAAAGCTGGAAATTGTTCCTGTTTTTCCGGGTAAAACCCTGGGTGGCATCTATCTTGCTACTTACCAAGCGGGTTCTGCTTTGATCTATAACGAACTCATTGTCGTCACGGCCCTGGTTTCAGAATCCAGCAAAGTCGGTGGCTGGGTGTCTCATATCTATGTCGATAACCCCGATTCGATCGCCGGAGGACGAGAAATTTGGGGTTTACCAAAAGAATTGGCACAATTTACCTGGCAATCTGCACCAGGACAGAATCAGCCGTTGAGTGTGCAGGTAACGCAAGGCGAGGATGTTCTCTGTCGCTGTCGCTGTACTTGGCAACTGCCTGGCTGGCAGCAAAAATTATCTGCGCCTGCCTTTAGCCTCAAGGAAGACAAACTCCTGATCTTTGATGCTCATACGGATAGCCGAGTTCAAATTGTAGGCGTCGATTTAGAAGTTCCCCCAGACAGCCCATTCGGCTGGCTCAAACTAGGACATCCCTGGCTCGGTGTTGCTGCGAATCCCTTAAATCTGCGGGTTGATGCGCCTAGAGTGCTCAAAGAACAGCCCCAAACCTATAGCTATTCTTGA
- a CDS encoding PAS domain-containing protein produces MQFPQEQPFSHGEPHPFGSEVPMAGREILAAGNPPLQQPYEAQIHDVLERITDAFLAFDRDWRLTYINREAARLLRTDRAALLGKEIWREVFQSTSGTTFEQELRRAAQTQSTIEFESFASNLGIWLEVRAYPSPQGLSVYFRDITETKQNEIVRQQNEARLRESQRLLQQITDTIPGILYVYDLIEQQNIFVNQHVTHILGYTAEQIQAMGAMLFPRLVHPEDLALFPKHVAQFRTLKDGEVLENEYRMRHVTGDWRWFSGRELVFSRTPDGQAKQILGTAFDITERKQVEAALRLEKERFELAAAAVDCLIYDWNMATQQVERTEGLTRIFGYLPEESDPTPEWWVALVHPDDLAASYESVQRCLASSDRYANEYRVKTKDDRYIYVLDQGFVIRDQAGNPTRIVGTTSDISERKLNEQRQQILLTLNDAIRTANEPREVIRVATSLIGQHFKVTRCSYAEIDSSETYLTAIYNYCNGVADITGNYAIASFGSDLLTELQQGRTVVVSDVEADSRTSNQATLFQFGEICAFLAVPLIKQGKFVAVLALNHVQPRNWTAEEIALMTEVADRLWIAVDKAKAEQALRHSEARFQRLAHNVPGVISRYIRYADGTDEIRYISPSCRSLFELEPEVFQQDSQVLWNLVHLDDCQSLQDAINHSAETGESLQWEGRYVMPSGQTKWVQLASRPEKLADGSVLWDGIATDVTLHKESTAEREQLLARSQQYADQLRGLTEAFPTINSVFSDQEVAQVITEQARTIIGSHQAVTTLVFEQDWQHAVHTMSLSDKYANWVNHSTEPDDSDIYATMLEINHPVRLTQADLEAHPRWRRFSQNTDKHPPFRGWLAVPLLRRDGQNFGLIQLSDKYEGEFSEADADILVQLAQMASVAIENMRLYKAEQNARTEAEAANRIKDEFLAVLSHELRSPLNPILGWSKLLRSGKLDGQAADRALEIIERNAKLQTQLIEDLLDVSRILRGKLNLDIASVNLQTTIEAAIETVRLAAEAKSIEIKTLFDPISGSVMGDPNRLQQIVWNLLSNAVKFTEANGKIEIKLECLNHQAQIRVTDNGKGIEPDFLPYIFDYFRQEDGATTRKFGGLGLGLAIVRHLVELHGGTVHAASPGEGKGATFVVRLPLMKAANPAINQPSSPNADGAIDPLIQRNLQNLRVLIVDDEADSRELVAYTLEQNGAITTSVSSAKAAIQAITRSEFDLLISDIGMPEVDGYMLMRQLKSLSLKNGSLRAIALTAYAGELDQQTALAVGFLRHLTKPIEPSELLRVAAEVMQSRANQE; encoded by the coding sequence ATGCAGTTTCCTCAAGAACAACCTTTTAGCCATGGAGAACCTCACCCGTTTGGATCAGAAGTACCAATGGCGGGCAGAGAAATTCTTGCAGCAGGAAACCCACCTTTACAGCAGCCCTATGAGGCGCAGATTCATGACGTTCTAGAGCGAATTACCGACGCATTTCTCGCCTTCGATCGCGACTGGCGACTCACCTATATCAATCGAGAAGCGGCAAGACTCCTCAGAACCGATCGCGCTGCGCTGTTAGGTAAAGAAATTTGGCGAGAGGTTTTTCAGTCTACTAGCGGGACAACCTTTGAGCAGGAGCTACGACGTGCAGCCCAGACACAAAGCACGATCGAGTTTGAATCATTCGCCAGCAATCTCGGTATCTGGCTAGAAGTTCGAGCTTATCCCTCTCCCCAGGGGCTATCCGTCTATTTTCGCGATATTACCGAAACAAAGCAAAACGAAATTGTCCGTCAGCAAAATGAAGCGCGATTGAGAGAGAGCCAGCGGCTTTTACAGCAAATTACGGATACGATTCCAGGAATTCTCTACGTTTATGACTTGATTGAGCAGCAAAACATTTTTGTGAATCAGCATGTTACCCATATCTTGGGATACACGGCAGAGCAGATTCAAGCAATGGGAGCAATGCTTTTTCCCAGGCTGGTTCACCCTGAAGATTTGGCGCTGTTTCCAAAACATGTTGCTCAGTTCCGGACACTGAAAGACGGCGAGGTTCTAGAGAACGAGTATCGAATGCGTCATGTGACTGGCGATTGGCGATGGTTTAGTGGTCGAGAACTTGTCTTCAGTCGCACTCCGGATGGTCAAGCAAAACAGATCTTAGGCACCGCATTTGATATCACAGAGCGTAAGCAGGTAGAAGCTGCCCTACGATTGGAAAAAGAGCGATTTGAGCTAGCCGCCGCTGCCGTAGACTGTCTTATTTACGACTGGAATATGGCAACTCAGCAGGTGGAAAGAACCGAAGGGCTAACCCGTATTTTTGGTTATTTACCTGAGGAAAGTGACCCAACCCCGGAATGGTGGGTGGCTCTGGTGCATCCTGATGATCTCGCGGCGTCTTATGAATCGGTGCAGCGCTGTCTGGCATCAAGCGATCGATATGCCAATGAATATCGAGTCAAAACGAAAGACGATCGCTATATTTATGTGTTAGATCAGGGGTTTGTGATTCGCGATCAGGCTGGCAACCCAACCCGAATTGTTGGGACAACATCAGACATCAGTGAACGTAAATTGAATGAGCAGCGGCAGCAAATTCTACTCACGCTCAATGATGCAATCCGTACTGCAAATGAACCCAGAGAAGTGATTAGGGTTGCAACATCGCTGATCGGACAACACTTTAAAGTGACACGCTGCTCTTATGCAGAAATTGACAGCAGCGAAACTTACCTTACAGCTATTTATAACTACTGCAATGGGGTTGCAGATATCACTGGAAATTATGCAATTGCCAGCTTTGGCTCTGATTTGCTGACTGAATTACAGCAGGGCAGAACGGTTGTCGTCAGTGATGTTGAAGCTGACAGCCGCACTTCTAACCAGGCAACTCTGTTTCAATTTGGAGAAATTTGTGCTTTCCTGGCAGTTCCACTGATCAAACAAGGAAAATTTGTTGCAGTATTGGCGCTCAACCATGTTCAGCCTCGAAACTGGACAGCAGAAGAAATTGCGCTGATGACAGAAGTTGCCGATCGGCTCTGGATTGCTGTTGACAAAGCGAAAGCAGAGCAGGCTCTCCGCCATAGTGAAGCGAGATTCCAGAGGCTTGCCCACAACGTTCCTGGAGTCATTTCTCGCTACATCCGCTATGCCGATGGCACGGACGAGATCCGCTATATCAGTCCAAGTTGCCGCAGCTTGTTTGAACTGGAACCTGAGGTGTTTCAACAGGATAGTCAGGTTCTCTGGAACTTAGTTCACCTGGACGATTGCCAATCACTGCAAGACGCCATCAATCACTCTGCTGAAACAGGAGAATCGCTTCAGTGGGAAGGGCGCTATGTGATGCCCTCTGGACAGACAAAGTGGGTACAACTTGCTTCACGTCCTGAAAAACTCGCTGATGGGTCGGTTCTTTGGGACGGCATTGCCACAGATGTGACGCTCCATAAAGAATCTACGGCAGAACGAGAACAGCTACTTGCCCGATCGCAGCAGTATGCGGATCAACTGCGCGGCTTAACAGAGGCATTCCCCACTATTAACTCTGTATTCTCTGATCAAGAAGTCGCTCAAGTGATTACGGAGCAAGCCCGCACCATTATTGGTTCTCATCAGGCGGTGACAACGCTAGTCTTTGAGCAAGATTGGCAGCATGCGGTTCATACCATGTCTCTTTCAGATAAGTATGCCAACTGGGTGAACCACAGCACTGAGCCAGATGATTCAGACATTTATGCCACGATGCTAGAGATTAATCATCCCGTACGGCTAACTCAAGCAGATCTGGAAGCACACCCCCGATGGCGAAGATTTAGTCAGAATACAGACAAACACCCTCCCTTCCGAGGCTGGCTTGCCGTGCCGCTGCTCCGACGAGACGGGCAAAACTTTGGCTTAATCCAACTCTCTGACAAATACGAAGGTGAATTTAGCGAAGCAGATGCAGACATTTTGGTACAGTTAGCTCAAATGGCATCTGTGGCGATCGAGAATATGCGCTTGTATAAAGCAGAGCAAAACGCCAGAACAGAAGCAGAAGCCGCAAATCGCATTAAAGATGAGTTTCTTGCAGTGCTATCGCATGAGCTGCGTTCTCCGCTTAACCCAATTTTGGGATGGTCGAAGCTACTTCGCAGCGGTAAGCTCGATGGACAGGCCGCCGATCGCGCTTTAGAAATTATTGAGCGCAACGCGAAACTGCAAACTCAGCTCATTGAAGATTTGCTGGATGTTTCTCGAATCTTGCGCGGCAAACTGAACCTTGATATTGCGTCAGTTAATCTACAAACAACGATTGAAGCGGCGATCGAAACGGTGAGATTGGCGGCTGAGGCAAAATCAATTGAAATTAAAACCTTGTTTGACCCGATCTCTGGCTCTGTGATGGGAGATCCAAACCGCCTTCAGCAAATTGTCTGGAATCTCTTGTCGAATGCTGTCAAGTTTACTGAGGCAAATGGCAAGATTGAGATCAAGCTGGAATGCCTGAATCATCAAGCCCAAATTCGGGTTACAGATAATGGTAAAGGGATCGAACCTGATTTCCTACCCTATATTTTTGATTACTTTCGGCAAGAAGATGGAGCGACAACACGTAAGTTTGGTGGGTTAGGGCTAGGCTTGGCGATCGTGCGTCACCTGGTTGAACTCCATGGAGGAACGGTTCATGCTGCCAGCCCAGGTGAAGGAAAAGGTGCAACCTTTGTTGTGCGTCTGCCGCTGATGAAAGCAGCTAACCCTGCGATAAATCAACCTTCCTCCCCTAACGCTGATGGAGCAATTGATCCGCTGATCCAGCGCAACTTACAAAATCTACGAGTGCTGATTGTGGATGATGAAGCAGATAGCCGGGAACTTGTTGCTTATACGCTAGAGCAAAACGGGGCAATCACAACGAGTGTTAGCTCTGCTAAAGCAGCGATTCAAGCCATTACCCGCTCCGAATTTGACCTGCTAATCAGCGATATTGGGATGCCTGAAGTAGACGGGTATATGTTGATGCGACAACTCAAATCCTTATCGCTCAAAAACGGTTCCTTACGAGCCATTGCTTTGACCGCTTATGCAGGCGAGTTGGATCAGCAAACAGCCCTTGCCGTTGGCTTTCTTAGACATCTCACAAAACCGATCGAACCGAGCGAGTTACTGCGAGTCGCGGCAGAAGTCATGCAGAGCAGAGCCAATCAAGAATAG
- the pabB gene encoding aminodeoxychorismate synthase component I, producing the protein MPNQGIQLSSDQSFADNSVLLHHAKQQQWLLFREPIALYQASQPEEVIPLLEAIEQRVDAEQLYAAGFLAYEAAAGFDPNLVVRSSNDAFPLVWFGLYQSPTPVELPQFKKSSCPTLDWQSSITNDTYQAAIHQIKNYIRSGDTYQVNYSFRLRSDCNFDAWNLFLHLVQAQGAGYSAYVQTPDWLICSASPELFFTLEGNELISRPMKGTVARGLWQAQDDQQASWLRQSTKNQAENLMIVDMVRNDMGQIAETGTVKVPELFELEQYPTLWQMTSTVQCTAKASFTEMMRSMFPAASITGAPKTRTMEIISELEDSPRKIYTGSLGFLAPKRKAQFNVAIRTLLIERQKSTAEYGIGGGIVWDSAEDTELAECYTKAKILTQSLPEFSLLETLLWTPTEGYFLLDYHLARLQNSAAYFSYSIDLEAIRQALISFPIHLTAPHRIRLLISQQGKIVIEQQPWIQTVQTVRLALAKIPIDSTNPFLYHKTTHRSIYEQMKQTCPDAEDVLLWNERGEITESCIANVVIEQNGELFTPPIESGLLAGTYRAYLLEQRKIQEKVISLTDLLSCTQIYLINSVRKLTLAELQPSVS; encoded by the coding sequence ATGCCGAATCAAGGAATTCAGCTTTCTTCTGACCAGTCCTTCGCTGATAACAGCGTTCTGCTGCATCATGCCAAACAGCAGCAATGGCTTTTATTTCGCGAGCCGATCGCCCTTTATCAAGCATCGCAGCCTGAAGAAGTCATCCCTCTACTGGAAGCAATTGAACAACGGGTTGATGCAGAACAGCTTTATGCAGCAGGTTTTTTGGCTTACGAGGCAGCGGCGGGCTTCGATCCAAATTTGGTTGTGCGATCGAGTAATGATGCATTTCCGTTAGTCTGGTTTGGGCTATATCAATCACCAACACCCGTTGAACTGCCTCAGTTTAAGAAGTCATCTTGTCCGACTTTGGATTGGCAGTCCTCTATCACAAACGACACTTATCAAGCTGCAATTCATCAGATTAAAAACTACATTCGATCTGGTGATACTTATCAGGTCAATTATTCATTTCGGCTGCGATCGGACTGTAATTTCGATGCATGGAATCTGTTTTTGCATCTCGTTCAGGCACAAGGAGCAGGATACAGTGCTTATGTGCAAACGCCGGATTGGTTGATCTGTTCTGCTTCACCGGAATTGTTTTTTACGCTAGAGGGAAATGAACTCATCTCGCGTCCGATGAAAGGCACTGTGGCAAGAGGACTGTGGCAAGCGCAAGATGATCAGCAAGCAAGCTGGCTACGCCAATCAACCAAAAATCAGGCTGAAAATCTGATGATTGTGGATATGGTTCGCAATGATATGGGACAAATTGCAGAGACGGGTACAGTGAAGGTTCCCGAACTATTCGAGCTAGAGCAATATCCCACACTCTGGCAAATGACAAGTACAGTTCAATGTACTGCAAAAGCCAGCTTTACAGAAATGATGCGATCGATGTTTCCCGCTGCTTCAATTACGGGAGCGCCTAAAACTCGAACAATGGAAATTATCAGTGAATTAGAAGATAGTCCACGCAAAATTTACACGGGAAGCCTTGGATTTTTAGCGCCTAAACGGAAAGCTCAGTTTAATGTTGCCATTCGTACTTTGTTAATCGAGCGGCAGAAATCTACAGCTGAGTATGGCATTGGTGGCGGCATTGTCTGGGACTCAGCAGAAGATACTGAACTTGCAGAGTGCTACACCAAAGCAAAAATTCTGACGCAATCCCTCCCAGAGTTCTCACTTCTGGAAACGCTACTCTGGACACCAACCGAAGGCTATTTTTTATTAGATTATCATCTGGCTCGATTACAAAATTCTGCGGCTTATTTTTCCTATTCGATCGATCTAGAAGCAATTCGTCAAGCGCTGATTTCGTTCCCGATTCATCTCACTGCTCCTCACAGAATTCGTCTTCTGATTTCCCAGCAAGGCAAGATTGTCATTGAACAGCAACCCTGGATTCAAACTGTCCAAACCGTTCGACTGGCGTTAGCCAAAATACCGATCGACTCCACGAATCCATTTCTGTATCACAAAACAACGCATCGATCGATTTATGAACAGATGAAGCAAACCTGCCCCGATGCGGAGGATGTCCTGCTCTGGAATGAACGAGGCGAGATTACCGAGTCCTGTATCGCGAATGTCGTGATTGAACAAAACGGAGAACTGTTCACACCGCCGATCGAATCTGGATTATTGGCTGGAACCTATCGCGCTTATTTGTTAGAACAACGCAAAATTCAAGAAAAAGTTATTTCACTGACTGATCTCCTTAGCTGTACCCAAATCTATCTCATTAATTCTGTGCGGAAGCTAACTCTTGCTGAACTTCAGCCCTCCGTCTCTTAA